In Halorubrum sp. PV6, a single window of DNA contains:
- a CDS encoding exonuclease RecJ, translated as MTEATSATPAPDAVADVLADAPFVRLVATDDGDAVAAAGLIAAALRAVDTPFQVRVARDPVPDAGDDAVALTVGADRGPHAIPGAGRPASTTAFAIARSLGADPDPIVALAGVVAAGSVPGTDGSGDAMAAAESSESIRRRPGVALPTADVADGLAASTLVRTLYSGDPEATSEALAALGLPADLDDDAHRTLASLVAVDVADAEDASDRAASTVERALRPYETVGDASPFETVGGYADVLDALAREAPGTGVALALAADPSDALRTAALDAWRAHGLAAHRALDDATTGRYDGCLVARVDRAGDDLTGGDDAPDALAALPTVARLARDFRSPEPVAVAVDESAGELAAAATEPVGLGDACRSAASEVGADGWGTTDRGGIAVDADDTTGNSATDGDITSALAALREAL; from the coding sequence ATGACCGAAGCGACATCCGCCACGCCCGCCCCCGACGCCGTCGCCGACGTCCTCGCGGACGCGCCGTTCGTTCGGCTCGTCGCGACCGACGACGGCGACGCAGTCGCAGCCGCCGGCTTGATCGCCGCGGCGCTCCGGGCGGTCGACACGCCGTTCCAGGTCCGCGTGGCCCGCGATCCGGTCCCCGACGCCGGCGACGACGCCGTCGCGCTGACCGTCGGCGCCGACCGCGGGCCGCACGCCATCCCCGGCGCCGGACGCCCGGCGAGCACGACCGCGTTCGCGATAGCGCGCTCGCTCGGCGCCGATCCCGACCCGATAGTCGCCCTCGCGGGCGTCGTCGCGGCGGGCTCGGTCCCCGGAACGGACGGCTCCGGCGACGCGATGGCGGCGGCCGAGAGTTCGGAGAGCATCCGCCGGCGCCCCGGCGTCGCGCTCCCGACCGCTGACGTGGCGGACGGGCTCGCGGCCTCGACGCTCGTGCGGACGCTCTACTCCGGCGACCCCGAGGCCACGAGCGAGGCGCTCGCGGCGCTCGGCCTGCCGGCCGACCTCGACGACGACGCGCACCGGACGCTCGCCTCGCTGGTCGCGGTCGACGTCGCCGACGCCGAGGACGCGAGCGACAGAGCGGCTTCGACGGTCGAGCGCGCGCTCCGCCCGTACGAGACGGTCGGGGACGCGTCGCCGTTCGAGACGGTCGGCGGCTACGCCGACGTCCTCGACGCGCTGGCCCGCGAGGCCCCCGGAACGGGGGTCGCGCTGGCGCTCGCGGCCGACCCGAGCGACGCCCTTCGCACCGCCGCGCTCGACGCGTGGCGGGCCCACGGGCTCGCCGCACACCGAGCGCTCGACGACGCGACGACCGGCCGGTACGACGGCTGTCTCGTCGCGCGCGTCGACCGTGCAGGCGACGACCTCACGGGCGGCGACGACGCGCCAGACGCGCTCGCCGCCCTCCCGACGGTCGCCCGGCTCGCCCGCGACTTCCGGTCGCCAGAGCCCGTCGCCGTCGCGGTCGACGAGAGCGCCGGCGAACTGGCGGCCGCCGCGACCGAACCCGTCGGTCTCGGCGACGCCTGCCGCTCGGCGGCGAGCGAGGTCGGCGCCGACGGCTGGGGGACGACCGACCGCGGCGGGATCGCAGTCGATGCGGACGATACCACGGGAAACAGTGCGACAGACGGCGACATCACGAGCGCGCTCGCCGCGCTCAGGGAGGCGCTATGA
- a CDS encoding 30S ribosomal protein S3ae — protein sequence MSERSVSKSREQKRWYTVLAPEQFDRQEIGETLAEEPDQVVGRTITTTLGELTGDSGANNTKLTFKITDVGSDTAYTEFITYELTRDYLRSLVRRGASKVEASITVLTTDDYRIRVQPVALTTKKADRSQEKAIRRVMIDKVHAAAEDRTFESFVDAIVEGNLSSAIYGEAKLIYPLRRVEVQKLTLEARPSEVAAEEETAVDVDADEVAVDADE from the coding sequence ATGAGCGAACGATCCGTATCCAAGAGCAGAGAACAGAAGCGCTGGTACACCGTGCTGGCGCCCGAACAGTTCGACCGGCAGGAGATCGGCGAGACCCTCGCCGAGGAGCCCGACCAGGTCGTCGGCCGCACGATTACGACGACGCTCGGCGAGCTCACCGGCGACTCCGGCGCGAACAACACGAAGCTAACCTTCAAGATCACCGACGTGGGCAGCGACACGGCCTACACCGAGTTCATCACGTACGAGCTCACGCGGGACTACCTGCGCTCGCTCGTCCGCCGCGGCGCCTCGAAGGTCGAGGCGTCGATCACGGTGCTGACGACGGACGACTACCGCATCCGCGTCCAGCCCGTCGCGCTGACGACGAAGAAGGCCGACCGGTCCCAGGAGAAGGCGATCCGTCGCGTCATGATCGACAAGGTCCACGCGGCCGCCGAGGACCGCACCTTCGAGTCGTTCGTCGACGCCATCGTCGAGGGGAACCTCTCGTCGGCCATCTACGGCGAGGCGAAGCTCATCTACCCGCTCCGCCGCGTCGAGGTCCAGAAACTGACGCTCGAGGCGCGCCCGTCCGAGGTCGCCGCCGAAGAGGAGACCGCCGTCGACGTCGACGCCGACGAAGTGGCCGTCGACGCCGACGAGTAA
- a CDS encoding KEOPS complex subunit Pcc1 — protein MSDDTAEREVAHGDATHRTATVRTRHADAPLVAAALAPDETDSMTTRVDGDAIECVVERPTTGGLRSTVDDHVVNLRVADRIVERARTHLATDDGARRSDTNGDTDTNT, from the coding sequence ATGAGCGACGACACCGCAGAACGCGAGGTCGCTCACGGCGACGCGACCCACCGGACGGCGACCGTCCGGACGCGTCACGCCGACGCCCCCCTCGTCGCCGCCGCGCTCGCTCCGGACGAGACCGACTCGATGACCACCCGCGTCGACGGCGACGCGATCGAGTGCGTCGTCGAGCGTCCCACGACCGGCGGGCTGCGGTCGACCGTGGACGACCATGTCGTGAACCTCCGCGTCGCAGACCGAATCGTCGAGCGCGCGAGGACGCACCTCGCGACCGACGACGGAGCGCGCCGCTCCGACACCAACGGCGACACAGACACCAACACATGA
- a CDS encoding bacterio-opsin activator domain-containing protein: protein MSGSRALLVHPKEGSDRITSALSAAGFDVTTVNNATAAVAKVTTSEYDCIVSEYSLPGDDGIALAEAIAESDARVPIVMFSAVDDDAVLEAAFDSGVDEFLHKNGSASIDRLVTDVSTVCSVEGASGTKQDISGHEPAAEGVSRAVSEAPVGISLSDPDLPDYPLVYVNDAWEDHTGYSVEEALGRNPRFLQGPGTDPETVERLSTAIANENQVTVGIRNYRRDGTPFWNELTVAPVYDDDDELAHYVGFQNDVTDRKRAEQLAEERAEKLATERQALDRVLGRVNGLLSEISRILVESRDSETIAERVCEEIADEPGYMGGWIAEVSSATGRLDMTATSGIPIEAGSSFAVSETPREVQQTIETEEVHGRPAGSGSDGDLAPSAIGAARLLVVPITYGHRRYGLLGIYSSEGNALDRRERKVCESVGKMIANGLHSVETTRILTTDRVMELQVEIGDPSVSLSRVADAIGGPIEHLGTTRLDDDACELYLRATDPDEDASAVEALPFVESVRQVSETAGDVTIAVTATESPPLTRLAEYGGVVVTATADASSASLTIEAPPEQDVRAMLDVFRAVYDGVELRSRVERESRDRSLTEFASAVDDKLTDRQRSALKTAELNGYFEWPRPVDGSEIAERMGITRQTFHQHLRAAERKLVEAYVDPRSPGDQD, encoded by the coding sequence ATGTCGGGTTCTCGGGCACTGTTGGTCCACCCCAAAGAGGGGAGTGATCGGATCACGTCGGCGCTCAGCGCCGCCGGGTTCGACGTGACGACGGTCAACAACGCCACCGCTGCCGTCGCGAAGGTGACCACGAGTGAGTACGACTGTATCGTGAGCGAGTACTCGCTCCCAGGAGACGACGGTATCGCGCTGGCCGAGGCGATAGCGGAGTCGGACGCTCGGGTCCCCATCGTGATGTTCTCCGCGGTGGACGACGACGCCGTCTTGGAGGCCGCCTTCGACAGCGGCGTCGACGAGTTCCTCCACAAGAACGGCTCGGCGTCCATCGACCGGCTGGTGACCGACGTGTCGACGGTGTGTTCGGTCGAGGGGGCGTCGGGAACCAAACAGGACATCTCGGGCCACGAGCCGGCCGCGGAAGGGGTCAGCCGAGCCGTCAGCGAGGCGCCGGTCGGGATCAGCCTCAGCGATCCGGACCTCCCCGACTACCCGCTCGTATACGTCAACGACGCCTGGGAGGACCACACGGGGTATTCGGTCGAGGAGGCGCTCGGGCGAAACCCGCGGTTCCTGCAGGGACCGGGAACGGACCCGGAGACCGTCGAACGGCTCTCGACGGCCATCGCCAACGAGAACCAGGTGACGGTCGGCATCCGGAACTACCGGCGGGACGGGACCCCGTTCTGGAACGAGCTGACGGTCGCGCCCGTGTACGACGACGACGACGAGTTGGCGCACTACGTCGGGTTCCAGAACGACGTGACCGACCGGAAGCGGGCCGAGCAGCTGGCCGAGGAGCGCGCGGAGAAGCTCGCGACGGAGCGGCAGGCGCTCGACCGGGTTCTCGGCCGGGTGAACGGCCTGCTCAGCGAGATCAGCCGGATCCTCGTCGAGAGCCGCGACTCGGAGACCATCGCCGAGCGCGTCTGCGAGGAGATCGCCGACGAGCCGGGGTACATGGGCGGCTGGATCGCCGAGGTCTCCTCGGCGACGGGGCGGCTGGACATGACCGCGACGAGCGGGATTCCGATCGAGGCGGGCTCCTCTTTCGCCGTCAGCGAGACGCCGCGGGAGGTCCAACAGACCATCGAGACCGAAGAGGTACACGGCCGGCCGGCCGGGAGCGGCTCCGACGGCGACCTCGCGCCGAGCGCGATCGGCGCGGCGCGCCTCCTCGTCGTCCCGATCACTTACGGCCACCGGCGGTACGGCCTGCTCGGCATCTACAGCAGCGAGGGGAACGCCCTCGACCGGCGCGAGCGGAAGGTGTGTGAGTCGGTCGGGAAGATGATCGCCAACGGGCTCCACTCGGTCGAGACGACCCGCATCCTCACGACGGACCGGGTCATGGAGCTACAAGTGGAGATCGGCGACCCCTCGGTCTCGCTCTCGCGGGTCGCGGACGCGATCGGCGGCCCCATCGAACACCTGGGGACGACGCGCCTCGACGACGACGCCTGCGAGCTGTACCTCAGGGCGACGGACCCGGACGAGGACGCAAGCGCCGTCGAGGCGCTCCCGTTCGTCGAGTCGGTTCGGCAGGTGTCCGAGACGGCCGGCGACGTCACCATCGCCGTGACCGCCACCGAGTCGCCGCCGCTGACGCGGCTTGCGGAATACGGCGGCGTCGTCGTCACGGCCACCGCGGACGCGTCGAGCGCGAGCCTGACCATCGAGGCGCCGCCCGAGCAGGACGTCAGAGCGATGCTCGACGTGTTCCGGGCGGTGTACGACGGGGTCGAACTCCGGTCCCGCGTGGAGCGTGAGAGCCGCGACCGGAGCCTGACCGAGTTCGCGTCCGCCGTGGACGACAAGCTCACCGACCGGCAGCGTTCGGCGCTGAAGACGGCCGAGCTGAACGGGTACTTCGAGTGGCCCCGACCGGTCGACGGCTCGGAGATCGCCGAGCGGATGGGGATCACGCGACAGACCTTCCACCAGCACCTCCGGGCGGCCGAGCGCAAACTGGTCGAAGCGTACGTCGACCCGCGGTCGCCGGGCGACCAGGACTGA
- a CDS encoding Na+/H+ antiporter NhaC family protein: MIDDSDGDPIDRTGDEPPDGATPGGCRGGRGGSGASDGGSAVGDEVGAGDGVAGDGELATDGGLDAETGSEPRIQFYGGKWASTIPIAFFIVWAIFQSGVLGIGDTNGLVIGALLGTILGMFFVRGDWKAYADTIFEGMTQRVAATAIVAWLWAGMFAETLQVGGFVEGLIFAADALNVGAATFPAAAFVLCGLLATGIGTGYGATVAFVTLFFPAGVLIGANPVLLFAAILSGAVFGDNLAPVSDTTIVSAVTQDADIGGVVASRFKYAIAAAIPAFIAYLVMGSVLSGASLDGSAALRESATAIGLVHLISMGVVIATAVAGRHIVEAISWGLVVAVGFNLVFGLSSVSDVLVFTVTEAGTFTSLPFVAVGETASVGGSLYSGAIGFFPLIVLTLLIVSMAQIMIRGGGFAAIQEFLLDSVATTVRRAELTMVLGTATINGMITINTAAEIAIAPYVARIGEKFNINGYRRANILDANTSALGYIFPWAGGVLVGYQVMVGPEGLGAEYGPEMVVNPIAVVPYVFHGWFLVIIFLLAAVTGFGREYIPDRTSEEVSRA, translated from the coding sequence ATGATCGACGACTCCGACGGTGACCCGATCGATCGGACAGGCGACGAACCACCAGACGGTGCGACACCCGGCGGGTGTCGGGGCGGGCGAGGAGGCTCCGGGGCGTCCGACGGCGGGTCCGCGGTGGGAGACGAAGTCGGTGCCGGCGACGGGGTCGCGGGTGACGGCGAACTCGCGACCGACGGCGGCCTCGACGCCGAGACGGGCTCGGAGCCGCGCATACAGTTTTACGGCGGGAAGTGGGCCAGCACGATCCCGATCGCGTTTTTTATCGTCTGGGCCATCTTCCAGAGCGGCGTCCTCGGGATCGGCGACACCAACGGGCTGGTGATCGGGGCGCTGCTCGGGACGATTCTCGGGATGTTCTTCGTGCGCGGGGACTGGAAGGCGTACGCCGACACCATCTTCGAGGGGATGACCCAGCGCGTCGCCGCGACGGCGATCGTCGCGTGGCTGTGGGCCGGGATGTTCGCGGAGACGCTCCAGGTCGGCGGCTTCGTCGAGGGGCTCATCTTCGCGGCCGACGCGCTGAACGTCGGCGCGGCCACCTTCCCGGCGGCCGCGTTCGTCCTCTGTGGCCTGCTCGCGACCGGGATCGGGACGGGGTACGGCGCCACCGTCGCGTTCGTGACCCTCTTTTTCCCGGCGGGGGTCCTCATCGGCGCGAACCCCGTGCTGCTGTTCGCCGCGATCCTCTCGGGCGCCGTCTTCGGCGACAACCTCGCGCCCGTCAGCGACACGACCATCGTGAGCGCGGTGACGCAGGACGCCGACATCGGCGGCGTGGTCGCTTCGCGGTTTAAATACGCCATTGCGGCGGCGATCCCGGCGTTCATCGCGTACCTGGTGATGGGGTCGGTGCTTTCGGGCGCGAGCCTCGACGGGTCGGCCGCGCTCCGCGAGTCGGCGACCGCGATCGGGTTGGTCCACCTGATCTCGATGGGCGTCGTCATCGCGACGGCGGTCGCGGGCCGCCACATCGTTGAGGCGATCTCGTGGGGCCTCGTCGTCGCCGTCGGCTTCAACCTCGTCTTCGGGCTCTCGTCGGTGAGCGACGTGCTCGTCTTCACCGTCACCGAGGCCGGGACGTTCACCTCGCTCCCGTTCGTCGCGGTCGGTGAGACGGCGAGCGTCGGTGGCAGCCTCTACTCGGGAGCCATCGGCTTCTTCCCGCTCATCGTGTTGACGCTGCTCATCGTGTCGATGGCGCAGATCATGATCCGCGGCGGCGGGTTCGCCGCGATTCAGGAGTTCCTGCTCGACTCCGTCGCGACCACCGTGCGCCGGGCCGAGCTGACGATGGTCCTCGGCACGGCGACGATCAACGGGATGATCACGATCAACACCGCCGCGGAGATCGCGATCGCGCCCTACGTCGCGCGCATCGGCGAGAAGTTCAACATCAACGGCTACCGGCGGGCGAACATCTTAGACGCCAACACCTCGGCGCTCGGGTACATCTTCCCGTGGGCCGGCGGCGTCCTCGTCGGCTATCAGGTGATGGTCGGCCCCGAGGGGCTCGGCGCCGAGTACGGCCCCGAGATGGTGGTCAATCCGATAGCGGTCGTGCCGTACGTCTTCCACGGCTGGTTCCTCGTGATCATCTTCCTGCTCGCCGCGGTCACCGGCTTCGGGCGGGAGTACATTCCCGACCGGACCTCGGAGGAGGTGTCGCGCGCATGA
- a CDS encoding 30S ribosomal protein S15 has protein sequence MARMHTRRRGSSGSDKPATDENPEWSDVDAEDIESRVVELAEQGHDPSVIGLKLRDEGVKGVPVPDVKLATGKKVTEILDEHDAEPELPEDLRNLMSQAVRLREHMAENGQDHQNKRALQNTESKIRRLVNYYRGDELDEEFTYTYELAAELLEDE, from the coding sequence ATGGCACGAATGCACACGCGCCGTCGCGGTTCGTCCGGTTCGGACAAGCCGGCGACGGACGAGAACCCGGAGTGGAGCGACGTCGACGCCGAGGACATCGAGTCCCGCGTCGTCGAACTGGCAGAGCAGGGCCACGACCCCAGCGTCATCGGACTCAAACTCCGTGACGAGGGCGTCAAGGGCGTCCCGGTGCCCGACGTGAAGCTGGCCACCGGCAAGAAGGTCACCGAGATCCTCGACGAACACGACGCGGAGCCCGAGCTCCCCGAGGACCTGCGCAACCTGATGTCCCAGGCCGTCCGCCTGCGCGAGCACATGGCGGAGAACGGACAGGACCACCAGAACAAGCGTGCGCTCCAGAACACCGAGTCGAAGATCCGTCGCCTCGTGAACTACTACCGCGGCGACGAGCTCGACGAGGAGTTCACGTACACCTACGAGCTCGCCGCCGAGCTGCTCGAAGACGAGTAA
- a CDS encoding asparagine synthase C-terminal domain-containing protein produces MDPNTTADLRGASPEHVRNAIRDGDPLPGGRGFAGRLRDPPNRKGPVLVRDVLGRQPLFVERDRTPLDAWSFDRTDLDDPEPVPAGSVVWGTGTERVWSLPEDGPVEPDAGQAAVDRALDSALGDVDPDGPGGDLAIAFSGGVDSGVVAAAVSDTPCYVAGFEGCHDVTAAREAAAEMELELRVIEITHEDLLRAVRAVAAATGRRNPMDVAIAVPLYLAAEAAAADGFDRLAVGQGADELFGGYSKVVAPAGDDRVAAETVRGARTETVRSLPDQLERDVLALRAAGVEPVAPLLDDRVVAAALALPGELLAADGDRKIALRRAARGRVPESVRTADKKAVQYGTYVSRELDRLARQAGFKRRMDDHVGQYLDALLEESGAP; encoded by the coding sequence ATGGACCCCAATACCACAGCCGACCTGCGCGGCGCGTCCCCCGAACACGTCCGCAACGCCATTCGCGACGGCGACCCGCTTCCCGGCGGTCGCGGCTTCGCCGGACGCCTCCGTGACCCCCCGAACCGCAAGGGGCCGGTCCTCGTTCGCGACGTGCTCGGCCGCCAGCCGCTGTTCGTCGAACGCGACCGAACGCCCCTCGACGCGTGGAGTTTCGACCGGACCGACCTCGACGACCCGGAACCCGTTCCGGCCGGGAGCGTCGTGTGGGGGACGGGGACCGAACGCGTCTGGTCGCTCCCCGAGGACGGGCCGGTCGAGCCGGACGCAGGACAGGCCGCAGTCGACCGCGCGCTCGATTCCGCACTCGGCGACGTGGACCCCGACGGGCCGGGAGGCGACCTCGCAATCGCCTTCTCCGGCGGCGTCGACTCCGGGGTCGTCGCCGCCGCGGTCTCAGACACACCCTGTTACGTCGCCGGGTTCGAGGGCTGTCACGACGTGACGGCCGCCCGCGAGGCCGCCGCGGAGATGGAACTCGAACTCCGGGTCATCGAAATCACTCACGAGGACCTCCTGCGCGCGGTCCGGGCCGTCGCCGCGGCGACCGGCCGCCGAAACCCGATGGACGTGGCCATCGCCGTCCCGCTGTACCTCGCCGCGGAAGCGGCGGCGGCCGACGGATTCGACCGGCTCGCGGTGGGGCAGGGCGCCGACGAACTGTTCGGCGGCTACAGCAAGGTCGTCGCTCCCGCCGGCGACGACCGGGTCGCGGCGGAGACGGTTCGGGGCGCGCGGACCGAGACCGTCCGGAGCCTCCCCGACCAACTCGAACGCGACGTGCTCGCGCTGCGTGCCGCCGGGGTCGAACCGGTCGCGCCGCTGCTCGACGACCGGGTGGTTGCGGCCGCCCTCGCCCTGCCCGGCGAACTGCTCGCGGCCGACGGCGACCGGAAAATCGCGCTCCGCCGGGCGGCGCGCGGCCGGGTTCCGGAGTCGGTCCGGACGGCGGACAAGAAGGCGGTCCAGTACGGCACGTACGTCTCGCGGGAACTCGACCGGCTCGCGCGGCAGGCGGGGTTTAAACGGCGGATGGACGACCACGTCGGGCAGTATCTGGACGCGCTGCTGGAGGAGTCGGGGGCGCCCTGA
- the psmB gene encoding archaeal proteasome endopeptidase complex subunit beta encodes MRTPTGDLSDGPAEELGRDQPVFGPEIGEFEHSERRAAQADGEGEMKTGTTTVGIKTADGVVMATDMRASLGGMVSSKDVQKVEEVHPRGALTIAGSVSAAQNLISTLKAETSLYETRRGKDMTMEALSTLTGNLLRSGAFYIVQPILGGVDDDGAHIYSIDALGGTTEEEYTVTGSGSQYALGVLEQEYHDDVTVDEATEIAAKAIQSAVERDLASGNGINVAVVTDDGVDITRYKDFDDLL; translated from the coding sequence ATGCGAACACCGACTGGCGATCTCTCCGACGGACCGGCCGAAGAGTTGGGCCGCGATCAGCCCGTCTTCGGACCGGAGATCGGCGAGTTCGAACACAGCGAGCGCCGCGCGGCGCAGGCCGACGGCGAAGGCGAGATGAAGACGGGCACCACGACGGTCGGCATCAAGACGGCCGACGGCGTCGTGATGGCGACCGACATGCGCGCCTCGCTCGGCGGGATGGTCTCCTCGAAGGACGTCCAGAAGGTCGAGGAGGTCCACCCCCGCGGCGCGCTGACCATCGCCGGGTCCGTCTCCGCCGCCCAGAACCTCATCTCGACGCTGAAAGCCGAGACGAGCCTCTACGAGACCCGCCGCGGAAAGGACATGACCATGGAGGCGCTGTCGACGCTCACCGGTAACCTCCTCCGCTCCGGCGCGTTCTACATCGTCCAGCCGATCCTCGGCGGCGTCGACGACGACGGCGCCCACATCTACTCCATCGACGCGCTCGGTGGCACCACCGAAGAGGAGTACACCGTCACCGGCTCCGGCTCCCAGTACGCCCTCGGTGTCTTAGAACAGGAGTACCACGACGACGTGACCGTCGACGAGGCGACCGAGATCGCGGCGAAGGCGATCCAGTCCGCCGTCGAGCGCGACCTCGCGTCCGGCAACGGGATCAACGTCGCCGTCGTCACCGACGATGGCGTCGACATCACCCGCTACAAGGACTTCGACGACCTGCTGTAG
- a CDS encoding PHP domain-containing protein: protein MLSVELHAHSALSYDGRDPVDLLLEQAAGVGLDALAVTDHDEIDASIEAAEKAPEYGLVGIVGMEVTCAAGHVLAFGIDERVESGLPFDETLDRIRDQGGIAVVPHPFQKSRHGVAAHISDEQLASADALEVYNSRLFTGRSNRQAEKFAIRNRLPMTAGSDAHISEMVGQAVTEVGADDRSAAAILEGIADGRTSVVGKRTPWRVSFRQFGGGAKRRALRTIKALF, encoded by the coding sequence GTGCTATCGGTCGAACTGCACGCGCACTCCGCGCTGTCCTACGACGGGCGCGACCCGGTCGACCTCCTCTTGGAACAGGCGGCCGGAGTCGGGTTAGACGCGCTCGCCGTCACGGACCACGACGAGATCGACGCCAGCATCGAGGCGGCCGAGAAGGCCCCCGAGTACGGGCTCGTCGGCATCGTCGGCATGGAGGTGACGTGCGCGGCGGGCCACGTTCTCGCGTTCGGCATCGACGAGCGCGTCGAGAGCGGGCTCCCCTTCGACGAGACGCTCGACCGGATCCGCGATCAGGGCGGGATCGCCGTCGTCCCCCACCCCTTCCAGAAGTCCCGCCACGGGGTCGCCGCCCACATCAGCGACGAGCAGTTGGCGAGCGCCGACGCCCTCGAAGTGTACAACTCCCGGCTGTTCACCGGGCGCTCGAACCGCCAGGCCGAGAAGTTCGCGATCCGAAACCGGCTGCCGATGACCGCCGGCAGCGACGCCCACATCTCGGAGATGGTCGGCCAGGCCGTGACGGAAGTCGGCGCCGACGACCGCTCGGCCGCAGCGATTCTCGAGGGCATCGCCGACGGGCGCACCAGCGTCGTCGGAAAACGCACCCCGTGGCGCGTCTCGTTCCGCCAGTTCGGCGGCGGCGCCAAGCGTCGCGCGCTCCGGACGATCAAGGCGCTCTTCTGA
- a CDS encoding protein sorting system archaetidylserine synthase (This PssA-like phosphatidyltransferase, along with a PssD-like decarboxylase, is required in Haloarchaea for the archaeosortase ArtA to replace the PGF-CTERM sorting signal with a C-terminal lipid anchor.), whose translation MRFRFVGRLGLADAVTVANAAVGFLAVVAAAVDVRLAARLILVAAVADGLDGVVARHRGSTDAGPYLDSLADVASFGVAPAALVAFVLLDARSFAADPAFVGVGVGVAALFVSMAVARLGLYTAYDADERETVGVPTTLAATVLAAAVIAGYTAPALLVAATAVFALLMGSTVTYPDLHAQDALVMGVVQAAVILTPLAHAVTSMLPAWIGEGFAFALLFLAVGYLVLGPRFYWGDGIRSPTAATDGDAADVGDRGA comes from the coding sequence ATGCGTTTCCGGTTCGTCGGTCGGCTCGGGCTCGCCGACGCGGTGACGGTGGCGAACGCCGCGGTCGGCTTCCTCGCCGTCGTCGCTGCCGCCGTCGACGTGCGGCTCGCGGCCCGGCTCATCTTGGTCGCCGCCGTCGCCGACGGGCTCGACGGCGTCGTGGCGCGCCACCGCGGGTCGACCGACGCCGGCCCGTACCTCGACTCGCTCGCCGACGTGGCGTCGTTCGGGGTCGCGCCGGCCGCCCTCGTGGCGTTCGTCCTCCTCGACGCGCGGTCGTTCGCGGCCGACCCGGCGTTCGTCGGCGTCGGCGTCGGCGTCGCGGCGCTTTTCGTCTCGATGGCGGTCGCCCGCCTCGGCCTGTACACGGCCTACGACGCCGACGAGCGCGAAACCGTCGGCGTCCCGACGACGCTCGCAGCCACCGTCCTCGCCGCCGCGGTCATCGCCGGCTACACCGCGCCCGCGCTCCTCGTCGCGGCGACGGCCGTCTTCGCCCTGCTCATGGGGTCGACGGTAACGTACCCCGACCTCCACGCGCAGGACGCGCTGGTGATGGGCGTCGTGCAGGCGGCCGTGATACTCACGCCGCTCGCTCACGCGGTCACCTCGATGCTTCCGGCGTGGATCGGCGAGGGGTTCGCGTTCGCCCTGCTCTTCCTCGCCGTCGGCTACCTCGTCCTCGGCCCGCGCTTCTACTGGGGCGACGGCATCCGGTCACCGACGGCGGCGACCGACGGCGACGCCGCCGACGTCGGTGACCGCGGCGCCTGA
- a CDS encoding uracil-DNA glycosylase family protein yields the protein MQNVTDRTRNPFGMRPDCESFVPGYGDANADFHLVGDHPGVHGGVDAGVPFTGEPWSPTFFEALADGGLIDPLDESSAESSAELSAEPSAESTADGSDPFVTDRTFASYLHMCVTDEAPDEAAYADMERFFDAELRAIAAHVLLPVGARATAHVLRQYTSRAHKTPVDMDALHATELLGSGWLVLPIKDPGEWTDADADRLVAALRDLQSTDFRRESDLGRFIPGSDPYLVR from the coding sequence GTGCAGAACGTTACGGACCGAACGCGGAACCCCTTCGGGATGCGCCCGGACTGTGAGTCGTTCGTCCCCGGCTACGGCGACGCGAACGCCGACTTCCACCTCGTCGGCGACCATCCCGGCGTCCACGGGGGTGTCGACGCCGGCGTCCCCTTCACCGGCGAGCCGTGGTCGCCGACCTTCTTCGAGGCGCTGGCCGACGGCGGACTGATAGATCCCCTCGACGAGTCGAGCGCCGAGTCGAGTGCCGAGTTGAGTGCCGAGCCGAGCGCCGAGTCGACCGCCGACGGGAGCGACCCGTTCGTCACCGACCGGACGTTCGCGTCGTACCTCCACATGTGCGTCACCGACGAGGCGCCCGACGAGGCGGCGTACGCCGACATGGAGCGGTTCTTCGACGCGGAACTCCGCGCGATCGCCGCCCACGTCCTCCTCCCGGTCGGCGCTCGGGCGACCGCCCACGTCCTCCGACAGTACACCTCGCGGGCGCACAAGACGCCCGTGGACATGGACGCGCTCCACGCCACCGAACTGCTCGGCTCCGGGTGGCTCGTCCTCCCGATCAAAGACCCCGGCGAGTGGACCGACGCCGACGCCGACCGCCTGGTCGCGGCGCTCCGCGACCTCCAATCGACGGACTTCCGGCGCGAAAGCGACCTCGGCCGCTTCATTCCGGGCAGCGACCCCTACCTCGTCAGGTGA